The region GAGATTGATCTTCATTTTGATTCTTTAGATGATGATCGTCGGTCGATATTCCAGCGTCATGTCTATGAACCTTTAATTCGCGAACTTCCCGCAGATGTCATGGTCTGTTTGCGAGATGCATGCGTAGGCTGTCGTGGAGTTGCTGCGATCTCTTCTGACGGAATTTTGCTTTCCGATCTGAGTGCTGTTGTTTTCCAAGAGATGTCGAATGTGCCATTGAATCGGACATTCGAATACGCTGGCTACTTGCCTCCGCTAAGGAGGCTTCAGGGAACACTCGGTGTACTTTCCTACGCGTATGCCAACCAGAACTATTTTCATTTTTTACTCGAATGCCTGCCCAAGATTCGGTTACTTGAAGAATCGGGCGTGGTAGTGGATCGCTACTACGTACCGTATAAGCAAATTTATCAGCAAGAACTGCTCGAGTTGTTTGGCATCGACCGGGGAAAAGTAATTGCGGAATCGGACTTGTGCTTTGTCCAGGCGGATGAGGTTTATTTTCCTTCCCATTCGGATATACCACGGAAGGAATCAGTTCGATTTTTGTTTGAAACGGCGAAGCGTCAGTCGTGGGCAAAGCTCGAAAGCGGAGTAAAAAAACGAGTCTATGTTTCGCGTTCTAGAATGAAACGCCGAAATTGCTTGAATGATGATGATGTTATGACCATGCTCTCCAAGTACGGATTTGAGCGATACCACTTGGAAACGATGTCCGTCCGAGAACAGATTCAACTTTTTCAACAGGCAGAGATTATTGTGGGCCCCCATGGAGCAGGCCTAGTCAACATGGTGTTTTCAACGCCAGGGACAATGGTGGTAGAAATAGGTACGCCTTTCCGCCCCTATTCTTTTTTTCATGATTTATCGATGGCATCTGACCACGTTTTTCGATGGTTTGTCGCCTCGCCCACGGATGGCAAAGGAGATGAGTCAAATATGATCGTTGATGTCCCGCTGCTGGAAAGCTTCTTGAAGCAATCTGTGCTGGAGCAAGGGAGTTTTGCCTAGGCATATCTCTGTGATTACCGATTCGTGAGTTTTCCTGAAGGTTGACTGCCATGTCGTACATTGTGGCGCGTGGTCGAACCGTCTAAAATTCCGGTGCCTTGAAATCCCCGGAGCCGACCCCATGCCCAGTTTGACGATTGAAAACTATGTGAAAGCGATCTATCAGATCGCTCTTCAGGCACCGGAAAAAGCGGCTTCGACTGGGGAGATTGCCACGGCTCTTGAGGTTTCGCCAGGTACGGTGACCAGTATGATGAAGACGCTCAGCGAGACAGGGCTGGCGTCTTATACGAAGTACGAAGGGGTGCGTCTTACCGATAGCGGTCGGAAGTTGGCGCTGCGAGTGTTACGACGTCATCGCTTGATTGAACTGTTCTTGGTTCATACGCTCGATTTGGCTTGGGATGAAGTCCATGAAGAAGCGGAGAACATGGAACATGCTGTCAGTGACTTCCTGGTAGATCGAATCGATCAATACCTCGGATTTCCATCTTCCGATCCGCACGGTGACCCCATTCCGACGGCCGATGGAAAGATCCGCACAGAGCAGGGGGTTAAGCTTACGCAGTGGGAAACCGGCAAGGCGTTTCGCCTGGTTCGCGTCATGGATCAAAGCTCTGATTTCTTGCGGTATCTTAGCGAAGAATCGCTGCAGCCTGGCTGTGAAGCAAAGCTGCTTTCCAATCGTGTCGAGGCGGGCATCGTCATGATTGAGATCGAAGGACGCACAACCGCACTTGGCTTAGAAGCTGCGGAGAAGTTGATGGTCGCCGCAGTTTCCTGATGTTGCGTTGGGCTTAGGCAGTGACTTACCTAATCCGTTGATAGTAGCCAATTGCCGAAATAAAGCCGATGAATCCGCCTCCGATGAGCCAGAACGGATAAAAGTAAAGACGTCCGGCGAGTAAGCCAATAGCCAGCCATACGATCCCAAGTAGCATAGCCCCGAAACCACTTGCCATACTCGTCCACGCCACCTTCAGGTTCTCCTGGTGGCGTTGAGTCGAAACTTTCGTTTCGGATTCCACCAATTGGCGATATTGATCCGTGGAATGGCTCGAGCTTTGCGAACTTTCGTATGGCTCTTTAAACATCCGACTCTCCCCAACGGTTCTTCCGAGAAACGAATGAATCGACGACCTGAGCAAGAGGAGGTCTTTCCCCTAATTAGTGCGGTTCGATAAGAGAGTAGATTAGGCCGGGAGGCAACGAAGCGTCAAACGAATTCTCAGTGAAGACGAATAATTGCCGCTAAGAGATCGTCGGTTTGTGCCCCAGTGAGCGTCGGACCATGGTGAGCTGTCCACTATGAAGCCCTTCGTGCCAGATGGCTGTTTCGAAGACTTGTCCGTAATCAGCTAAGAAGTCAGGCGTGCCGTCAGGAGTTTTCGTGGCTAGATCGTCATCGGAAAGGGTAGCTAGTATTTCCAACAGTACTGTACGTCGATCATTCATGTAGGCACGAACTTCGTCGACGGGAGGGTAGTCCTCCAGTTTCGGTGAAGGGGTCGATCCCAGCCCGAACAATTCCTGGTAGTTATCTTTGGCGGCCGCTTTCTCAGGTCGGAGCAGCGAGATAAAGAAATTGTCGGTCGTCGCCATATGGCCAATGAACCACAGGGCATGGTTGCTTTGATTACAGACTTGAGCTACCCAGTCTTGAGGCGCCTTGAAGTCTTCCAGGATCCTCTGCGTGAACCCACGAGCCGATTGTAGTTGGTGCTGAAGTCGCTCGATCATCGACATGGTGCGTATCCTTAGAGGGTCTGGGTTCGATCACTACTGCTGCCTGCTTTTCGCAGAATACTCAGAAACGAATCGATTTGCTCGACGTCGCAGCCATCGAAAAAGGCTTCGTGGACTTTTTCTTGAAGCGAAGTAATCACGGGGCGAAGTCGCTCGAGTGCGTGTTCCCCCTGAGGGGTCAAGTAAATACGCAGCGCTCGGCGATCTTCAGGGTCGCGCATTCGACGGATTAACTGAGCTTTTTCCGTTCGATCGAGAAGGCCTGTCATGCTGCTCGCATCGAGATGAACTTCTTCGGCAAGCTCGCTAGGCTTCTGGCCATCACGTTGTTCCAAGCAGGAAAGTACAAAGAGTTGCGCTGGCGTCACCTCGTGACCGGAGAGACCTTCGGTATAGATTCGCGAGATCTTCCGCATCGCGACACCGAGCAGAAAACAGAGTTGATCGTCCTTTTTCCAGTTCATTTCGTGCGTGTTGTCTGAGAAACTTTTGCGTCTAAATGATTGTACGTAGAAGGCAATCCTCAGCAATATCCACCACTACGAGCGGAAACGATCTGCTACATCGGCCGGACGGTTACCACAACGCCTTTGAAAGCTGGGGTCTTGGATTTGGGATCGGCAGTGCGCGCTACAAGCGTATTGGCCTCCGGATAGTACATCAGGGCATTGCCAGCTTTGATGTCAGCGAACTCGTGAACGACGAACCCGTCAATCTTTCCGATGTTCGAGGTAATGCTGACTCGTTGGCCGTTCTTGACACCTAGCCGCTGGCAGTCGTTGGGATGCATGACAATCACGTCACGGCGATCAATGCCGCGGTAGATGTCATATTCTTCGTAGACGACTGTATTGAATTGCCCTTCGCTACGAACAGTCATCAGGCGTAGTTCATTCTCTCCAGTCCCTTTTAGCTCAGGGATATCGTGCGAATGTAAAATCAAGCGTCCGCTCGGTGTCGGAAATTGCGGCGAGTGAAACGTTCTGCCAGCGATTTGAAATTCCTGTTTGGAACGATCGATCTCAGCGATTTTCTCGAAGCCTGGAACTACCTTGGAAAGGGCCTCACGAATTTTGTTGGTGTCTTGCATCGACTTCCAATCGATCGGCGTCTTATTCTCGAGAACACCTTCGGCCATCGTGGCAATGACGTCGACCTCGCCGCGTGGACCATCGAGTCGGCTGGGACCACCATCTGACATTCGCACATAGTTGAACATCGATTCTTGCGTGGTCTGGTACGGCTCTTCGTCTCGAGCAAGTACCGGAAGAATAATGGTTTCTTTCGCAAGTCCGTGAGCATGACCGGTATTAAGGGTCGTGCTCATGTAGACCATGGTGTCTAGTTTTTGAAGAGCTTGGGCGGCAAAAGCCAAGTCGGGGTTGGATCCATACAGGTTTCCTCCAAGACAGAAGCCCATTTTCAGCTTGCCTGCATCGGCGTCTTCCATGCAACCAAGCGTATCGAGACCTGGTGTTCGTGGCAGTTGCACACCGTATTCTTTTTCCAGGCCGTCGAAGATTGCCTGTTTGAGAACTGGGGTCACGCCAACGGACCCAATCCCTTGGACGTTCGAGTGGCCGCGAATGGGCATCAGGCCGCATCCTGGCTTACCGACCATGCCGCGCATGGCTGCGAGTCCGGCAATGGCTTGAACGTTATCGACTCCATGCGCGTGATGGGTGATTCCCATCGTCCAACTAAAGATAACACGCTTGGCTTTAAGATAACGCTGCGCAATGTCTTCGATCTTCAGCTTGCCGACGCCAGACTTGGTTTCGATTTCTTCCCACGAAAGGTTGCGAAGGAAGGCCAGGTATTGATCGGTGTTTTCGCAGTGGTTGTCCAGAAATGGTTGATCTTGTCCTCCTAGTTCCAGCACGCGTTTGGCGATGCCGTACAGAAGCGCGAGATCGCCTCCAATATCAGGTTGAACGTAGAGCGTGGCGATCTTCGTTCCAAACAGAAGGCTGATCGGATCGCTGGGAACTCGAAAGTTGACCAGGCCCGTTTCGACAACGGGATTGATCACGATCACTTCTCCGCCGCGACGTCGAACATGCTTCAACGTCGACATTAATCGCGGATGATTGCTGGCCGGGTTACCACCGATCAGAAAGACCAAGTCGGCATGTTCCACGTCATCCAGAACGATTGTCGCGGTGCCGCTGCCAACGGTGCTCGCTAGTCCGACGCCACTTGCCTGGTGGCAATAGTAACTGCAGTTGTTGACATTGTTGGTGCCATACAGACGGGCGAAGAGTTGCAGCAGGAAGCCGGCCTCCATGCTGCTACGCCCGCTGAAGTACCAGAATGTTTTATCCGCGGTCAGGGACTTCAGTTTGTTGATGACCCGAGCGAAGGCTTCGTCCCATGCAATTGGGCGGTAATGCTGAGTCCCTGATTCCCAGAGCATCGGCTGCGTGACTCGGCCGGCATGCTCCATCTGATAAGGGGTAAACTTCTGAAGTTGAGCAACGCTGTAAGTTGTCCAAAAGTCTTCCGGGATGGCTCCCTGCATATCAGCGGCCATCGCCTGCATCGATTTTTTGCAGACCTCGGGAAACGTCCCTTGCTCGTTGACCATTCCCCCTTTTTGCCCTCCCATCCCCAAAGCGCATGTCTTGCAAGCGTTCTTGCTTCGCATGGCTTTCCAGAACTTCCAATACCCGCCCGACTCACGTGCTTTTTGAAACGTGTACCGGATCGCTTGCCAGCCGCCGCCACTGGTTGGCTTTTTCATATCGGGTCGTCCTGCATATCGGTGGGGTAAAAAAGAGAAGAATCCCTTGCAAGTCTGCTGGGTCATATTCTAGCAGATCGGGCACGCGAGGGAATGTCGATGCGCAAGCTCAAGGCCCGCGATGGTGATAAGAATCGGTTCGATTCCATCTCCGACGACGGGCCTCAATTCAATTGTCTAACGTGTCAGCCTATTCGGAGGCGACGTTTACGAACACTTTGAGTGCCGTATTGTCTTCGACCAAGAGACGCATCATTTCTTCATAGTTCTCTAAGCCGTCGACAGGGTTGGTCAAGATGCGTTCGAGCACTCCAGGGTACATCATTTCGCCCAATGCGAGGTCTTTGATACCCATCTCGAAGTGATCGCGATTGGCGTTCACGCTACCGAGAAGCAGCTTGTTACCGAGCACCCATTCCAAATTGATTTTTGAGGTCGGCAATTCATGGCGATCGCTGTCACCGGTGACACTTGTAAAGACAAGCACACCATTAAGACCGAGGTACTTCATACCTTCAAAGGCGATCACGCTGTTGCCGGTCGCGTCGACAATGATATCGGGCCGGCCGGTCTTTTTGACCAATTCGTCGAGGTCGGTTTCTTTGGTGCTGACGTAGTTCGCTTCCATGCCTTCGGTGATCTCTTGTTTGAGATGCGGACCTGGCGAACGTGCAATCGTGCTGACTTGCAAGCCGCGAAGTCGAAGGCAGAGCGTTGTTAGAAGCCCAATCTGACCGGCGCCCATTACCCAGGCTACCTTAGGGCTCCAGACCTTCATTCGGCGCTGTACTTCGTAAGCTTGATGAACTGCTTTAGCGGCACAGCTCATCGGTTCCATCAGCACATGCAGATGGTTCAAGCCTTGCGGAACGCGGATGATGTAGTCTTCTTCGTCGACGAATTTTTCGGTGAGGTAGCCATGCAGCAGGTTGATCCCGCGTTCGTAGTAGGTTTCCTCGCTGGTCATGTCGTAGGTGCCGATCTGGTCATAGATCGAACCACCAGGGCGACGAACCGTCGCAGTGACGTAATCGCCTGGCTTGAAGCGAGTCACATTTTCGCCGACGGCTTCCACGATACCGAACGACTCGTGACCGATGACCATGAAGTCATCCCCGGGAGGGGCATTGCCGTAAAGGGCGTCGTTGATTTCTTTGTCTGTCGCGTCCACCCCAACTTTGAGCACCTTAACCAGAACACCTTTTCCATTGGGAAACTGGTCCAAGGAAGGTTCGGGGATGTCACGAAGATGAACGCTGTTGGGAGTCCCGGGTTTAACCGCAATCGCCTTCATAGGGAGCCGACTCTTCACGAAAGTGGGGTGAATGGATTGACGCGTTTTTGCGTTAAAGCAGCGTAATTTACCATAATGACTACTATAGAGGAATCGGGGCGATAGCATGAAGTTCAACTACGTTGATGAACTTTATCGGAACATCGGATGTTCGTTTTAGGGACTGACGAGTCGAGCATACCCCGTTAAATAGGCTGAGTGAAATAATGACGCGACCTGCTCCTTTTCAACGCTACTTGGATCTCGCACCTGAGGAGAACTGCATTGCGACGTTACAAACCCAGTTCGAGAAAGACTTTCCTCAGTTTCAGCTCATCTCTGAAGAGCAAGCAAGCGTCGTCCATTCGCCCTATCTGTGGAAGATCAAGGAAGTTGTCGGGCATCTGAGTGACACCGAGCGAGTCTTTTCCTACCGGGCCCTACGGATGGCGAGAGGCGATAAAACACCGCTGCCTGGTTTTGACCAGGACATGTATATGCAGAACTCGAATTTCAACGACCGCCCTTGTTTTGAGTTGGTTCAAGAACTGTTTCTTGTCCGCCAATCGACGATGGAGCTATATCGATCGTTCACCGAAGAATTGCTCGACCGAGACGGAACTGCCAGCGATTATCGCTGGACAGTGCGTGGGCTTGGGCGATGCTGTGTAGGCCATGTGCGTCACCACTTGGAAATTGTTTCCAAGCGGTTGGCAATGGGTTAACGCTGCTGCTCTTGCTCGCGTCGAGGTGAATAGCGTGCATCGATCTGCTGTTTGAGACCCAGGAAATCGGCATTGCCAGGCTCCATCTCAAGCAAATCAGCAACGGCCTGATCTGCTTCGTCCCAACGTTCCAGGTATTGGGCGATCAACGCGTACATGTAGGCGTATTGCACACTATTGGGTTGCAGTTCTTTTGCTTTTCTGTAGGCATCGAGGGCATCGTTGTAAAACGGTTCCGCGTTTTCAGGAGATGTGTTTCGTGCTGCGAGATACAATGCCGAACCAAACTGGTACTGAAGCGGAGCGAAGTCCGGTTGCTGGCTTACATCACGTTTGAGATTGTCGAGTTCTTCCAAACGAAATCTTGCGATTTCGACCGCGCGCTTGGCTAAGTCGGATGTCATTGCTTCCGCGGCAGCACGGTTGCCTTGTACAACAAGTTGCCGCATTCGCTGTTCTTCCACTTTCTGACGCTGTTCCAACAGGCTAACCAAGTTGGAACGCGGCCCGGTAAAGTTTGGACCAATACGAATTGCCGTTCGATACGCCTTTTCAGCCTTGTTGACATCACCCATGCGTTCGTAGAGAACGCCAAGCGAAAGGTGCGCCGATGGCTGATCACTGTCCCGTTCCAGCTGCTT is a window of Bremerella sp. TYQ1 DNA encoding:
- a CDS encoding DUF563 domain-containing protein, whose translation is MQGRDMKFRHRVRNWVRRKSREAFHRIAGVAPPTHSMTSQEWIAEHPGDGSRTVLSGAQSQRFAARKIGGSVEEIDLHFDSLDDDRRSIFQRHVYEPLIRELPADVMVCLRDACVGCRGVAAISSDGILLSDLSAVVFQEMSNVPLNRTFEYAGYLPPLRRLQGTLGVLSYAYANQNYFHFLLECLPKIRLLEESGVVVDRYYVPYKQIYQQELLELFGIDRGKVIAESDLCFVQADEVYFPSHSDIPRKESVRFLFETAKRQSWAKLESGVKKRVYVSRSRMKRRNCLNDDDVMTMLSKYGFERYHLETMSVREQIQLFQQAEIIVGPHGAGLVNMVFSTPGTMVVEIGTPFRPYSFFHDLSMASDHVFRWFVASPTDGKGDESNMIVDVPLLESFLKQSVLEQGSFA
- a CDS encoding metal-dependent transcriptional regulator → MPSLTIENYVKAIYQIALQAPEKAASTGEIATALEVSPGTVTSMMKTLSETGLASYTKYEGVRLTDSGRKLALRVLRRHRLIELFLVHTLDLAWDEVHEEAENMEHAVSDFLVDRIDQYLGFPSSDPHGDPIPTADGKIRTEQGVKLTQWETGKAFRLVRVMDQSSDFLRYLSEESLQPGCEAKLLSNRVEAGIVMIEIEGRTTALGLEAAEKLMVAAVS
- a CDS encoding DinB family protein; translated protein: MSMIERLQHQLQSARGFTQRILEDFKAPQDWVAQVCNQSNHALWFIGHMATTDNFFISLLRPEKAAAKDNYQELFGLGSTPSPKLEDYPPVDEVRAYMNDRRTVLLEILATLSDDDLATKTPDGTPDFLADYGQVFETAIWHEGLHSGQLTMVRRSLGHKPTIS
- a CDS encoding MarR family winged helix-turn-helix transcriptional regulator, translated to MNWKKDDQLCFLLGVAMRKISRIYTEGLSGHEVTPAQLFVLSCLEQRDGQKPSELAEEVHLDASSMTGLLDRTEKAQLIRRMRDPEDRRALRIYLTPQGEHALERLRPVITSLQEKVHEAFFDGCDVEQIDSFLSILRKAGSSSDRTQTL
- a CDS encoding FdhF/YdeP family oxidoreductase, coding for MKKPTSGGGWQAIRYTFQKARESGGYWKFWKAMRSKNACKTCALGMGGQKGGMVNEQGTFPEVCKKSMQAMAADMQGAIPEDFWTTYSVAQLQKFTPYQMEHAGRVTQPMLWESGTQHYRPIAWDEAFARVINKLKSLTADKTFWYFSGRSSMEAGFLLQLFARLYGTNNVNNCSYYCHQASGVGLASTVGSGTATIVLDDVEHADLVFLIGGNPASNHPRLMSTLKHVRRRGGEVIVINPVVETGLVNFRVPSDPISLLFGTKIATLYVQPDIGGDLALLYGIAKRVLELGGQDQPFLDNHCENTDQYLAFLRNLSWEEIETKSGVGKLKIEDIAQRYLKAKRVIFSWTMGITHHAHGVDNVQAIAGLAAMRGMVGKPGCGLMPIRGHSNVQGIGSVGVTPVLKQAIFDGLEKEYGVQLPRTPGLDTLGCMEDADAGKLKMGFCLGGNLYGSNPDLAFAAQALQKLDTMVYMSTTLNTGHAHGLAKETIILPVLARDEEPYQTTQESMFNYVRMSDGGPSRLDGPRGEVDVIATMAEGVLENKTPIDWKSMQDTNKIREALSKVVPGFEKIAEIDRSKQEFQIAGRTFHSPQFPTPSGRLILHSHDIPELKGTGENELRLMTVRSEGQFNTVVYEEYDIYRGIDRRDVIVMHPNDCQRLGVKNGQRVSITSNIGKIDGFVVHEFADIKAGNALMYYPEANTLVARTADPKSKTPAFKGVVVTVRPM
- a CDS encoding glucose 1-dehydrogenase, with amino-acid sequence MKAIAVKPGTPNSVHLRDIPEPSLDQFPNGKGVLVKVLKVGVDATDKEINDALYGNAPPGDDFMVIGHESFGIVEAVGENVTRFKPGDYVTATVRRPGGSIYDQIGTYDMTSEETYYERGINLLHGYLTEKFVDEEDYIIRVPQGLNHLHVLMEPMSCAAKAVHQAYEVQRRMKVWSPKVAWVMGAGQIGLLTTLCLRLRGLQVSTIARSPGPHLKQEITEGMEANYVSTKETDLDELVKKTGRPDIIVDATGNSVIAFEGMKYLGLNGVLVFTSVTGDSDRHELPTSKINLEWVLGNKLLLGSVNANRDHFEMGIKDLALGEMMYPGVLERILTNPVDGLENYEEMMRLLVEDNTALKVFVNVASE
- a CDS encoding DinB family protein — its product is MTRPAPFQRYLDLAPEENCIATLQTQFEKDFPQFQLISEEQASVVHSPYLWKIKEVVGHLSDTERVFSYRALRMARGDKTPLPGFDQDMYMQNSNFNDRPCFELVQELFLVRQSTMELYRSFTEELLDRDGTASDYRWTVRGLGRCCVGHVRHHLEIVSKRLAMG